A stretch of the Rosa rugosa chromosome 5, drRosRugo1.1, whole genome shotgun sequence genome encodes the following:
- the LOC133709235 gene encoding protein CHUP1, chloroplastic encodes MIRLGLLVAASIAAFAARQLNVKKPNSSASTTRPSENGETNSKHQSEKEDEEQLAYSNDSLKEKDGEAEEEEEEDEEEVKLISSVFDRARDIQPGGDIDDEDILPEFEDLLSGEIDYPILVNKDSNEKDVYETEMANNASELERLRNLVKELEEREVKLEGELLEYYGLKEQESDITEIQRQLKIKTVEIGMLNITINSLQVERKKLQEEVAQGATTKKELEAARNKIKELQRQIQLDANQTKGQLLLLKQQVSGLQEKEEEAVKKDSEIEKKLKAVKDLEVEVMELKRKNKELQIEKRELSIKLNAAESRVVALSNMTETEMVANVRGEVNNLKHANEDLLKQVEGLQMNRFSEVEELVYLRWLNACLRYELRNYQTPQGKISARDLNKNLSPKSQEKAKQLMLEYAGSERGQGDTDMESNYSQPSSPGSEDFDNASIDSSTSRYSSLSKRPSLIQKLKKWGKSKDDSSSLSSPARSLSGSSPGRASMSVRPRGPLEALMLRNASDGVAITTFGKMDQELPDSPQTPTLPNIRTQMPSSDSPNSVASSFHVMSKSVEGVLDEKYPAYKDRHKLALEREKQIKERAEQARAEKFGDKSNVSFSYEPRTKADKDRIVSLPPKLTLIKEKAVISGDSSNQADGGKAFDPQEISKMKLAQIEKRPPRVPRPPPKSGGAPVGTTPTPSSGIPLPPPPPGGPPPPPPPPGGPPRPPPPPGSLPRGAGGGDKVHRAPELVEFYQSLMKREAKKDTSSLISTSSNVSSARSNMIGEIENKSSFLLAVKADVEAQGDFVMSLATEVRAASFTNIDDLVAFVNWLDEELSFLVDERAVLKHFDWPEGKVDALREAAFEYQDLMKLEQKVSTFVDDPKLSCEAALKKMYSLLEKVEQSVYALLRTRDMAISRCKEFGIPVDWLLDSGVVGKIKLSSVQLARKYMKRVASELDAMSGPEKEPNREFILLQGVRFAFRVHQFAGGFDAESMKAFEELRGRVSGQREEENGPET; translated from the exons ATGATAAGATTAGGCCTCTTGGTTGCTGCTTCAATTGCAGCCTTTGCAGCGAGGCAGCTCAATGTCAAAAAGCCGAATTCATCAGCCTCGACCACTAGACCTTCAG AAAATGGCGAAACAAACTCTAAACATCAGAGTGAGAAGGAAGACGAAGAGCAACTTGCATATTCTAATGATAGCCTCAAAGAGAAGGAT ggagaagcagaagaagaggaggaggaggatgaagaAGAGGTTAAATTAATCAGCAGTGTATTTGACCGAGCTCGTGATATTCAACCTGGTGGTGATATTGATGATGAAGATATATTACCAGAATTTGAAGATCTTTTATCTGGGGAGATTGACTACCCGATACTTGTTAACAAGGATAGTAATGAGAAAGATGTATATGAAACTGAAATGGCAAATAATGCAAGTGAGCTGGAACGGCTGCGCAATTTGGTAAAGGAATTAGAGGAAAGAGAAGTGAAACTTGAAGGTGAATTACTCGAGTACTATGGATTGAAGGAACAGGAATCAGATATCACTGAAATACAAAGGCAGCTCAAGATAAAAACAGTGGAGATTGGCATGCTCAATATTACTATCAACTCTCTGCAGGTTGAGAGGAAGAAGCTTCAAGAAGAAGTTGCTCAGGGAGCTACCACCAAGAAGGAGCTGGAGGCAGCAAGGAATAAAATTAAGGAGTTGCAGAGGCAGATTCAGCTTGATGCTAACCAGACAAAAGGCCAGTTACTGTTGCTCAAACAACAAGTTTCCGGTTTACAGGAAAAAGAGGAAGAGGCAGTCAAGAAAGATtctgaaattgaaaagaagctGAAAGCTGTGAAAGACTTAGAGGTGGAAGTCATGGAGCTTAAGAGAAAGAACAAGGAACTTCAAATCGAAAAGAGAGAACTGTCTATTAAATTGAATGCTGCTGAATCAAGAGTAGTGGCGCTCTCTAATATGACAGAG ACTGAAATGGTTGCCAATGTAAGAGGCGAGGTCAATAATCTAAAGCATGCAAATGAAGACCTGTTAAAGCAAGTGGAAGGTCTTCAGATGAACAGGTTCAGTGAAGTTGAAGAGCTAGTGTACCTTCGTTGGCTAAACGCATGCTTGAGGTATGAGCTCCGGAACTATCAGACACCTCAAGGAAAGATATCAGCTCGTGATCTCAACAAGAATCTGAGTCCAAAGTCACAGGAGAAGGCCAAACAACTGATGTTGGAGTATGCAGGATCAGAGCGCGGGCAGGGGGATACAGATATGGAAAGCAACTATTCTCAACCATCTTCGCCTGGAAGTGAGGATTTTGATAATGCTTCTATTGATAGTTCCACCAGTCGATACAGTAGTCTCAGTAAAAGACCTAGCTTAATCCAAAAGCTTAAAAAATGGGGGAAAAGCAAAGATGATTCAAGTTCTCTTTCATCTCCAGCGAGATCATTATCCGGAAGCTCTCCGGGCAGGGCAAGTATGAGTGTTCGACCAAGGGGACCACTGGAAGCACTAATGCTAAGGAATGCAAGCGATGGTGTAGCAATCACTACATTTGGGAAGATGGACCAGGAACTTCCTGACTCTCCTCAAACACCCACTCTTCCAAACATTAGAACACAAATGCCTTCTAGCGACTCACCTAATTCTGTTGCATCATCTTTCCATGTGATGTCTAAATCTGTTGAAGGAGTTCTAGATGAGAAATATCCTGCGTATAAGGATCGTCATAAGTTGGCCTTAGAGAGGGAAAAGCAAATTAAGGAAAGGGCTGAGCAGGCAAGAGCAGAGAAGTTTGGTGATAAATCAAATGTAAGTTTCAGCTATGAGCCTAGAACAAAAGCTGACAAGGATAGAATAGTTAGTTTGCCACCCAAACTTACCCTTATAAAGGAGAAGGCAGTTATTTCGGGTGATTCAAGCAACCAAGCGGATGGTGGTAAGGCTTTTGATCCTCAAGAAATAAGCAAGATGAAACTTGCTCAAATTGAGAAGAGACCTCCTAGGGTGCCTCGGCCACCTCCTAAATCTGGAGGTGCCCCTGTTGGTACAACTCCCACTCCCTCGAGTGGGATACCACTACCACCTCCTCCACCAGGTGGCCCaccgccacctcctccaccacctGGTGGACCACCTCGTCCACCTCCTCCACCAGGAAGCTTGCCAAGGGGCGCAGGAGGTGGTGATAAAGTGCACCGTGCTCCTGAGCTGGTTGAGTTCTATCAGTCGCTGATGAAACGTGAGGCAAAGAAGGATACATCATCTTTAATATCTACATCATCGAATGTATCTAGTGCAAGGAGCAACATGATTGGGGAGATTGAGAACAAATCATCTTTCCTTTTAGCT GTGAAAGCTGATGTTGAAGCTCAAGGTGACTTTGTCATGTCATTGGCAACTGAAGTTCGTGCAGCTTCCTTCACAAACATTGACGATTTGGTAGCCTTTGTGAACTGGCTAGATGAAGAGCTCTCCTTCTTG GTTGATGAAAGGGCCGTCCTCAAGCACTTTGATTGGCCTGAAGGGAAAGTGGATGCTTTAAGAGAAGCCGCTTTTGAATACCAAGACTTGATGAAGTTGGAGCAGAAAGTCTCCACTTTTGTTGATGATCCCAAACTCTCATGTGAAGCTGCTCTAAAGAAGATGTATTCATTGCTCGAAAA GGTCGAACAGAGTGTATATGCTCTGTTGCGTACAAGGGACATGGCTATTTCACGATGCAAGGAGTTTGGAATTCCAGTTGATTGGTTATTAGATTCTGGAGTTGTTGGCAAG ATCAAGCTCTCATCTGTACAGTTGGCAAGAAAGTATATGAAACGCGTAGCTTCAGAACTTGATGCAATGAGTGGACCTGAGAAGGAACCAAACAGAGAATTTATACTTCTGCAAGGCGTGCGTTTTGCCTTCCGTGTTCATCAG TTTGCTGGAGGCTTTGATGCAGAGAGCATGAAGGCATTCGAAGAGCTTAGGGGCCGTGTCAGTGgacaaagagaagaagaaaatgggccAGAAACGTAA